The following proteins are encoded in a genomic region of Rattus rattus isolate New Zealand chromosome 2, Rrattus_CSIRO_v1, whole genome shotgun sequence:
- the LOC116892795 gene encoding zinc finger protein 501-like has protein sequence MNSSLVNTPQCLLTFKDVAVDFSQDEWEYLDCAQRALYVDVMLENYKNLFFVESHHLSHKYENILDEDTQCIVHKHVNIQSYKCHELGNPIPESIQSISHKTSHRDISLESSYINRPDSVNTKEPCRCKNCVNCLNLCSIISLYQGIHIGQKEHNTEFDKVFDTKHELKLKQTNSGNKPYKCSKCDKCFTRKGDLWSHQRIHTGEKPYKCSKCDKCFIRKGDVIIHERIHTGEKPYKCSECSKCFTHKGGLRSHQRIHTGGKPYKCCECIKSFNRKRNLRIHQRIHTGEKPYKCTECAKCFTRKGDLIIHHRIHTGEKPYKCNECEKCFTVKSDLGIHQRIHTGGKPYKCNECIKSFTQKGNLRRHQRIHTGEKPYKCIECDKCFTQKDILRRHQRIHTGEKPYKCSECDKCFTQKGDLRRHQRIHTGEKPFKCSECDKCFTLKSELRIHQRIHIGGKLYNCSECDKCFTQKCSLSIHQRTHAAEKLYKYDECDKFFTEKCNISTHQRMHAVEKHNK, from the exons TGTCTGTTAACATTCAAGGACGTGGCTGTGGATTTCTCACAGGACGAATGGGAATACCTTGACTGTGCTCAGAGGGCATTGTATGTGGATGTGATGTTGGAGAAttacaaaaatctattttttgTGG AGAGTCATCACTTATCTCATAAATATGAGAACATCTTGGATGAAGATACGCAATGTATTGTCCATAAGCATGTGAATATTCAGTCTTATAAATGTCACGAACTTGGAAACCCCATTCCTGAATCCATCCAAAGTATATCTCATAAAACCAGTCACAGAGATATATCTCTTGAATCATCGTATATAAACAGACCTGATTCTGTAAACACCAAGGAACCTTGTAGATGTAAAAATTGTGTAAACTGTTTAAATTTGTGCTCTATCATTAGTCTTTACCAAGGAATCCACATAGGACAAAAAGAACACAACACAGAGTTTGATAAAGTTTTTGACACTAAACATGAACTCAAGCTTAAACAAACCAATAGTGGAAATAAACCTTACAAATGCAGTAAATGTGACAAATGCTTCACCCGCAAAGGAGATCTTTGGagtcatcagagaattcatacaggagagaaaccttacaaatgtagtaaatgtgacaaatgctttatcCGCAAAGGAGATGTTATTATTCAtgagagaattcatacaggagagaaaccttacaaatgtagtgaatgtAGTAAATGCTTTACCCACAAAGGTGGTCTTAGAAGTCATcaaagaattcatacaggagGGAAACCTTACAAATGTTGTGAATGTATCAAATCTTTTAACCGGAAACGTAATCTTAgaattcatcagagaattcatacaggagagaaaccttacaaatgtactgAATGTGCCAAATGCTTTACACGCAAAGGAGATCTTATTATTCATCatagaattcatacaggagagaaaccttacaaatgtaatgaatgtgaaaAATGTTTTACTGTCAAAAGTGACCTTGGAATTCATCAGCGAATTCATACAGGGgggaaaccttacaaatgtaatgaatgtatCAAATCTTTTACACAGAAAGGCAACCTTAGAagacatcagagaattcatacaggagagaaaccttacaaatgtattGAATGTGACAAATGTTTCACCCAGAAAGACATTCTTAGAagacatcagagaattcatacaggagagaaaccttacaaatgtagcgaatgtgacaaatgcttcaCCCAGAAAGGCGATCTTAGAagacatcagagaattcatacaggagagaaaccttttAAGTGTAGTGAATGTGATAAATGCTTTACCCTAAAAAGTGAACTGCGAATTCATCAGCGAATTCATATAGGAGGTAAATTATACAACtgtagtgaatgtgacaaatgctttacccaAAAATGCAGTCTTAGTATTCATCAGAGGACACATGCAGCAGAGAAACTGTATAAATATGATGAATGTGATAAATTCTTCACCGAGAAATGTAATATTAGCACTCATCAGAGAATGCATGCAGTAGAGAAACATAACAAGTGA